A genome region from Anopheles stephensi strain Indian chromosome 2, UCI_ANSTEP_V1.0, whole genome shotgun sequence includes the following:
- the LOC118506371 gene encoding ADP-ribosylation factor-like protein 8, with product MLALLNRILDWFKSLFWKEEMELTLVGLQYSGKTTFVNVIASGQFCEDMIPTVGFNMRKVTKGNVTIKVWDIGGQPRFRSMWERYCRGVNAIVYMVDAADLDKMEASRNELHSLLDKPQLAGIPVLVLGNKRDIPGALEETGLIDRMNLSSIQDREICCYSISCKEKDNIDITLQWLIAHSKSQSR from the exons ATGTTAGCCCTACTGAACCGCATCCTGGACTGGTTCAAAAGTCTGTTCTGGAAGGAGGAGATGGAGCTAACGCTCGTCGGGCTGCAGTATTCCGGCAAGACAACTTTTGTCAACGTAATCGCC TCAGGACAGTTTTGCGAGGATATGATACCGACCGTCGGCTTCAACATGCGCAAGGTGACGAAAGGAAATGTCACGATTAAGGTGTGGGACATCGGAGGTCAGCCGCGTTTCCGGTCCATGTGGGAACGGTACTGCCGGGGTGTGAATGCAATCGT gTATATGGTGGATGCTGCGGATTTGGATAAAATGGAAGCATCGCGCAATGAATTGCACTCGCTGCTCGATAAACCGCAGCTGGCCGGAATTCCGGTGTTAGTGCTTGGCAACAAGCGGGATATTCCCGGGGCACTGGAGGAGACTGGACTAATCGATAGAAT GAATTTGTCTAGCATACAGGATCGGGAGATCTGTTGTTATAGTATTTCTTGCAAAGAAAAGGATAACATCGACATCACCCTGCAGTGGCTAATCGCACACTCGAAGAGCCAAAGCCGTTAA
- the LOC118506368 gene encoding protein phosphatase 1 regulatory subunit 21-like: MEAMEAENSNKYQKLATEYSKLRAQASVLKRAVLDEQNKNASLRETLRLKEATLRKSEQEVDSLGFRNKQLERRVAALQENLEHELKKASGGKTLKTKSSNNDLNAALPGSEGGSVIAEELQQKILENVQLSNSLEDKGAEVKQLQNRIEGLNRELQQQATVEQKLRKELELLTVRNSELESKVSEAASTIGSEDGLSVTTDVENHYNHFTGSSNSASQGQNNGTNNNNTTTTAVSQDDRIVFLEKELNHWRAQYELLKIETSSHIRIAPKVEQKEDIFSQGADGINRTLEDNQQQSEVQTREQKLTACFTKSIEELFHDKCRAESKLASHFIECQRLQTHLEVLKNRLKEREEANREEERRYRIIEDELSRTRLNYEEQISVLTEQVISLSDQLAKAK, from the exons ATGGAAGCAATGGAAGCAGAAAACTCCAACAAATACCAGAAACTAGCCACCGAATACTCAAAA CTCCGTGCCCAGGCAAGCGTTCTCAAGCGGGCCGTCCTCGATgaacagaacaaaaatgcaTCCCTGCGGGAAACGCTGCGCCTGAAAGAGGCTACCCTCCGAAAGTCCGAACAGGAGGTGGACAGTTTGGGGTTCCGCAACAAGCAACTGGAGCGGCGCGTGGCGGCACTGCAGGAAAATCTAGAACACGAGCTAAAGAAAGCGTCCGGCGGGAAAACGCTTAAAACGAAATCATCCAACAACGACCTCAACGCTGCCCTGCCGGGCTCGGAAGGCGGCAGTGTAATCGCGGAGGAGCTGCAGCAAAAAATTCTCGAAAATGTACAGCTGTCCAACAGCTTGGAGGATAAGGGTGCGGAAGTGAAACAGTTGCAAAATCGTATCGAGGGGCTAAACCGGGAACTGCAGCAGCAAGCGACCGTTGAGCAGAAGCTGCGGAAAGAGCTTGAGCTGCTGACCGTAAGGAATTCGGAGCTTGAATCTAAGGTTTCGGAAGCGGCAAGCACG ATTGGAAGCGAAGATGGACTAAGCGTTACAACGGATGTGGAAAACCATTACAACCACTTTACCGGCAGCTCGAACAGTGCGTCCCAGGGGCAAAATAAtggcaccaacaacaacaacaccaccaccacggccGTTAGCCAGGACGATCGAATAGTGTTTCTCGAGAAGGAGCTGAACCATTGGCGGGCCCAGTACGAGCTGCTGAAAATAGAAACCTCTAGTCACATTCGAATAGCGCCAAAGGTTGAGCAAAAGGAGGACATCTTCAGCCAAGGAGCGGACGGCATAAATAG AACACTGGAGGACAATCAGCAGCAGAGTGAGGTGCAAACACGGGAACAGAAGCTGACCGCGTGTTTTACGAAAAGTATCGAAGAACTGTTCCATGACAAATGTCGCGCTGAATCGAAACTGGCTTCACATTTCATTGAA TGTCAAAGACTGCAAACCCATTTGGAGGTTTTAAAAAATCGTCTAAAGGAACGAGAGGAGGCCAACAGAGAAGAGGAGCGCCGTTACCGCATCATCGAAGATGAATTG TCCCGCACGCGGCTCAACTACGAGGAACAGATCAGTGTCCTGACCGAGCAAGTGATAAGCTTAAGTGATCAGTTAGCCAAGGCCAAGTAG
- the LOC118506370 gene encoding pre-mRNA-splicing factor ISY1 homolog, with protein sequence MARNAEKAMTTLARWRAAKETETGKQERRPYLASECRDLGQCEKWRQEIIREISKKVAQIQNAGLGEFRIRDLNDEINKLLREKRHWENQISDLGGPHYRRYGPRMFDAEGREVPGNRGYKYFGAAKDLPGVRELFEQEPPPPPKKTRAELMKDIDADYYGYRDDDDGILLPLEEKAEKQAIQRAVEEWNSAKGTQQSTEKDDDEPDIYGSDAYITRDPEKQTKEDPMGLLGPRFTAHVPVPSQKDIEAALLKKRKQELMKKYGIEDDE encoded by the exons ATG GCACGTAATGCGGAAAAAGCGAT GACAACACTGGCTCGATGGCGGGCGGCAAAAGAAACCGAAACGGGAAAACAGGAACGCCGTCCGTACCTCGCTTCCGAATGTCGCGATCTGGGACAGTGCGAAAAGTGGCGCCAGGAAATCATTCGAGAAATATCGAAAAAAGTAGCACAAATTCAAAACG cCGGTTTGGGTGAGTTCCGTATACGTGATTTAAACGATGAAATTAACAAACTGCTGCGGGAGAAACGACACTGGGAGAATCAAATATCGGATCTGGGCGGACCACACTACCGGCGCTATGGTCCGCGGATGTTCGATGCAGAGGGCCGAGAAGTGCCCGGCAATCGGGGATACAAGTATTTCGGCGCCGCGAAAGATCTTCCCGGAGTGCGTGAGCTGTTCGAGcaggaaccaccaccaccaccgaagaaAACTCGTGCCGAGTTGATGAAAGACATCGATGCCGATTACTACGGCTATCGGGACGACGATGACGGTATCCTGCTACCGCTGGAAGAAAAGGCAGAAAAGCAAGCGATACAGCGTGCCGTGGAGGAGTGGAACAGTGCGAAAGGTACCCAACAGTCGACGGAGAAGGATGACGACGAACCGGACATTTATGGGTCGGATGCGTACATTACCCGCGATccggaaaagcaaacaaaggaAGACCCGATGGGATTGCTTGGGCCACGGTTTACAGCGCACGTTCCGGTCCCCAGTCAAAAGGACATTGAAGCTGCCTTGTTGAAGAAGCGAAAACAAGAGCTGATGAAAAAGTACGGCATAGAGGATGATGAATAa